The stretch of DNA CCAACAGAAAATAAAATTTAAGGTGGAATTTAGGATGTCAAGTTTTACATTTTGGAATGGATGGCCTATCGCAATTAATACAGATTGATTGAGCAGGATGATAAAGTAAATCATGCCGCCTACCGATAAAATTTGCATTATCGGTATAGACGGATACCACTGCTCTCCAAAAATAGTTAAAACGAGTTCATCCGCTAGAGAGACAACCCCTAAAAAAAATGGGAAAGCAATTAGACTTGAAAACTGAAGGGCCTTGTAAAAGGCGTTAACAAGTCTTCCTGTGTCTGATTGTAAGCGAGAAAGTGCAGGGAATATAACCTGGTTTGGGGTCTGAACCAAAAGCTGAATTAATACTTGAAAAACCCTATAGGCTACTGCATAATAACCAAGAGAAATACTTCCAAGGAAGTAACCAATTAAAAGAGTATCTGTATTTTGGTTGAGATAGGTTAAAATGTTTGACGATAAGGCAGGAGCTCCAAAGCTGTAGAGTTCTTTTAGGCGATCTAAAGAGAACTTTAGTTTGGGGCGCCAACTGCTGAGGCTCCAAAAGGCTGCAACTCCAACTACTTCAAACGTTATCTGCTGTCCGACCAAGCTCCAAACGCCATAGCCTTGGAAGGCTAGCGTAACACCTACAACACCACTGACTAAAATACCTATAAGTACTCTAGTTGCAATTTTTTGAAATGCTATCTGCCTCCTCAAAATGGCAATGTGAACCATATTGAGAGATTCGAGAAAAGGCAAAATAGAAAAAGCTTGAACAATTGATTTAAGTAGCGGTTCTTGGAAGATAAGAGCGATTGTCGAAGCGCTAGCTAAGCCAAGAAGAGAGAAAAATAACCCGAGGCAGACTTGAGCCCAAAATGCCGAATCCAAATGTTCGGAGTCAAGATCAGGACGTTGGACGAGGGCAGCAGTTAAACCCTGGTTGATGGAAATGCTAACAAACGCTAAGAAAGAGTTGGCTAAAGCAACTAGACCAAACGATTCTGGAGCCAGCAATCTGGCCATGACTAAAAATATGAGGAGTGAACCCATCTGGCTACTCCAATTCTGAAGAAACGACCAGGCAACCCCCCGAATAGTTTGCTGCTTAATATTCATCCTTAGCAAAACTCTTATTTGTGTTTAGAAATATAAAATTTGGAATGCAGCGTTTGTCCTCTGTAAGGCGTGGTCTGATGAAATTATGGCAACCTTATTTTTAAGAGGATAATGAACTCGTTTGATATGAGAGTTTTCATGAGCCAAAAACTGGTAATACCAAATCTAATGTGAGGACGATTAGAAAACTTTGGGTTAGAGATCTTTGGCGGCAAGCCTTGCAGGTGCCGAGTTAAGCGCATCTTCAAAAAATATTGGATAAGGCTAAACTATTCCTCAAGCGCTTGTCTTTCTATTATGATTCGTTGAGGCAGAGTTGTCTTGATCAGGTCCCTTTAGCAAGAATTTTCCTATGCCAGTCTTTGAGTGGAAAAGATGATGTTCAACTTGACAGGTGCTCCATCCCTGCTTCCGCAAAACTTTTGATGCAAAATATTTTGAAGTATTTTTTCTGTCGATAAATATTTTTTCAAGGGCAGAATCTCTTACTCTTTGAGGATCAGGAGTATGGTATTTATAATATTCCACTGCTTGAGCAATGGCTTTGGGATTAGATGGGACAATACGGGAATTTTCCGTAGTAAAGTAACGTGCTCTGCCCCCTTGAGACCTGGTGCTGACTACTGGAATGCCACAGAGCAAGCCTTCTAAGCTAGCCCACATGGCTCCTTCAACTTTTGATAGAGCAAGGATGCAATGAGATTTTTGCATCAAGCTTGTGATCTCCTGAAGGTCGGATATATAGCGTTTGTTCCAATCTGCATGCTTAACTTTAGGCTCAAACTGCCTCAAGTCATATTCACCCAGTGAGTTTTCAGGACAAGCGTAAGTTAAGACATAAAGTTTTTTAATGTACTCAGCTAGGTGTAATCGTTTAAAGGCTACAGCTTGAGCCGCATAGAATGCATCGTAACGACAGTCGCGATCCTCATTTGCTAAGGTGAAAACCTGCTCGTTAATGAACTGACCTTGAGGCATTAATAGTACTGGAATACCTAATGCTCTGCAGCGCCAAACTTCTTCTAAAGAATTGGCCATGACTATATAGTTCACCCCCATGGCATGCAGACTTCTCCACCTCCTGAAACGAATTTTTGCAATTTCCCAGTTGAAAAACCACATTAGGCTTTCGAAACACCAATCCCCTGGTTTAAGATGATTTACAAGCCTAGCCATAACATCTTTCCCTTCAAAGCTTGCCTTGAAAATGTAAACACCAGGCTCGTCAAAAACTTTGTAGATGTGATCAGAGACTAGGCGATGTTGGGCAACCATAATAATTTGACCTTATTTTATTCCTTGGAACGCTCTGCTTGGTTAGGAGTTCTACAGGCTGCAGGATTGTCTGGCCCAGACCTTTGAAGCGTAGTTGAAAAACTGTTCCACATTATAGGGTGGAATAATGACTGAGCTGAAACAACCGATCGCGGCCATGTCGGGCAGCACTATGGCCATTGACTTATTACACTGGGCATAAAACTTTTAGAGCGATGACGTTTTTATCCCTGATTAACCGCAGGAAAGGCCAAGTGTTTAACCCAGAGCTTGATTATTTGAATTGTTGCCAATGCTTGAGATTTTGAAAAGCTCCTAGTAGGAATAGTCAAAGGTTGACCTAGCAATACTTTATATTATTGATGAAGCTATCATAAATACTTGGTCAAGTCATAAGGATATTTCTGGTCTTTACAGATATTTTATGATCGAAATTGAAAATTTTTGATAACTGTTCTTGGACAAATTCTAGTGCCAGCGGCTTTAGAGCAGTTAGCGGCATTCCCTAGTCCGTCCTCGGTAATTTATAGCTAAAGTCATATACAGCTTGAGGTTGGTGGCAGGAAATGCTGTAGGGCGTGGGCAGCAGCAAAAACCTAGCCACTGAAGCAGCTTTTTGTGGTCAGAAGGCTATGCCTACTGGAGCCCTGTACGCGATCGCCTACGCCGCGCTCTCTGCGATCGGTGGCCTGATTGGCTACGCCCAGGCCCGTAGCCA from Leptolyngbya sp. KIOST-1 encodes:
- a CDS encoding lipopolysaccharide biosynthesis protein yields the protein MNIKQQTIRGVAWSFLQNWSSQMGSLLIFLVMARLLAPESFGLVALANSFLAFVSISINQGLTAALVQRPDLDSEHLDSAFWAQVCLGLFFSLLGLASASTIALIFQEPLLKSIVQAFSILPFLESLNMVHIAILRRQIAFQKIATRVLIGILVSGVVGVTLAFQGYGVWSLVGQQITFEVVGVAAFWSLSSWRPKLKFSLDRLKELYSFGAPALSSNILTYLNQNTDTLLIGYFLGSISLGYYAVAYRVFQVLIQLLVQTPNQVIFPALSRLQSDTGRLVNAFYKALQFSSLIAFPFFLGVVSLADELVLTIFGEQWYPSIPIMQILSVGGMIYFIILLNQSVLIAIGHPFQNVKLDILNSTLNFIFCWMAVKWGVLAVALAYVASDFLVIPVSIWMLKKFLKVTFLDYLNRLMAPLAYSIAMLVVIVMFKSFLSSLVESHWVIIISTMLGGLLYIAMLFIFTRHLFYELWGLRKLLMSRHGKS
- a CDS encoding glycosyltransferase family 4 protein, giving the protein MVAQHRLVSDHIYKVFDEPGVYIFKASFEGKDVMARLVNHLKPGDWCFESLMWFFNWEIAKIRFRRWRSLHAMGVNYIVMANSLEEVWRCRALGIPVLLMPQGQFINEQVFTLANEDRDCRYDAFYAAQAVAFKRLHLAEYIKKLYVLTYACPENSLGEYDLRQFEPKVKHADWNKRYISDLQEITSLMQKSHCILALSKVEGAMWASLEGLLCGIPVVSTRSQGGRARYFTTENSRIVPSNPKAIAQAVEYYKYHTPDPQRVRDSALEKIFIDRKNTSKYFASKVLRKQGWSTCQVEHHLFHSKTGIGKFLLKGPDQDNSASTNHNRKTSA